The following proteins are encoded in a genomic region of Thioclava nitratireducens:
- a CDS encoding LysE/ArgO family amino acid transporter, which yields MELAAFWAGLKLGLGLIVAIGAQNAFVLRQGLRREHVFAVALFCALSDAVLIAIGVSGFAAASTALPWLAEALRWGGVAFLSWYAIRSALAAIRGGEHLDPSAGSAPSLRAVLVTVAAFTWANPHVWLDTVVLLGAVSAQFAGARISFATGAIVASFVFFFALAYGARLLAPLFAKERAWRVLDALIGLLMGSIAWKLAAGGL from the coding sequence ATGGAATTGGCGGCATTCTGGGCAGGGCTGAAACTGGGGCTCGGGCTGATCGTGGCGATCGGCGCGCAGAACGCTTTCGTGCTGCGTCAGGGGCTGCGGCGCGAGCATGTCTTCGCGGTGGCGCTGTTCTGCGCGCTTTCCGATGCGGTGCTGATCGCCATTGGCGTGTCGGGCTTCGCCGCCGCGTCCACCGCACTGCCATGGTTGGCCGAGGCGCTGCGCTGGGGCGGTGTCGCCTTTCTTAGCTGGTATGCGATCCGTTCCGCTTTGGCGGCGATCCGGGGCGGCGAGCATCTCGACCCGAGCGCGGGCAGCGCGCCGTCCTTGCGCGCGGTCCTCGTGACGGTGGCCGCTTTCACATGGGCGAACCCCCATGTCTGGCTCGATACGGTGGTGCTTCTGGGCGCGGTCTCGGCGCAGTTCGCAGGCGCGCGGATCAGCTTCGCCACCGGCGCGATCGTGGCCTCCTTCGTGTTCTTCTTCGCGCTGGCCTATGGCGCGCGGCTGCTGGCGCCGCTTTTCGCCAAGGAGCGCGCCTGGCGCGTGCTCGATGCGCTGATTGGGCTGCTGATGGGTTCGATCGCCTGGAAGCTCGCCGCGGGCGGATTATAA
- a CDS encoding LysR family transcriptional regulator ArgP: MFDYAALDALATVIETGSFEAASARLGVSQSAVSQRVRQLEERMGAVLVIRATPCRATEDGARLIAHLREVALLETELAPSETPPVLRIAVNADSLATWVLPGLAEVEGVRFDLVIDDQDHSAGLLRRGEVVGAITADAGPIAGCDGVSLGRLRYIATASPDFVARYFPNRIDRHSLRAAPALQFNAKDRLQDRWASMIAGMPMGLRAHRIGSTEGFVEACLRGMGWGLNPEALVQAHLESGALERLGPAPIDVPLYWQSARRLKAPLAPLTKALRKAAKVVLL, from the coding sequence ATGTTCGACTATGCCGCGCTGGATGCGCTCGCCACCGTGATCGAGACCGGAAGCTTCGAGGCCGCGAGCGCACGGCTCGGGGTGTCCCAATCGGCCGTCTCGCAACGCGTCCGCCAGTTGGAGGAACGCATGGGCGCCGTTCTGGTGATCCGCGCCACGCCCTGCCGCGCGACCGAGGATGGGGCGCGGCTGATCGCCCATCTGCGCGAGGTGGCGCTTCTGGAAACCGAGCTGGCGCCCTCCGAGACCCCGCCGGTTCTGCGTATCGCCGTCAATGCCGACAGTCTCGCGACATGGGTGCTGCCCGGGCTGGCCGAGGTGGAGGGCGTGCGTTTCGATCTGGTGATCGACGATCAGGACCATTCGGCGGGGCTGTTGCGACGGGGCGAGGTCGTGGGGGCGATCACCGCCGACGCGGGGCCGATCGCGGGCTGCGACGGCGTGAGCCTCGGGCGGCTGCGCTATATCGCGACGGCGAGTCCGGACTTCGTCGCGCGGTATTTTCCGAACCGGATCGACCGGCACAGTTTGCGCGCGGCCCCCGCCCTGCAGTTCAACGCGAAGGATCGCTTGCAGGATCGCTGGGCCTCGATGATCGCGGGCATGCCGATGGGGTTGCGGGCGCATCGTATCGGCTCGACCGAAGGCTTCGTAGAGGCCTGTCTGCGCGGCATGGGCTGGGGGCTGAACCCCGAGGCGCTGGTGCAGGCGCATCTGGAAAGCGGCGCGCTGGAACGGCTGGGCCCGGCGCCGATCGACGTGCCGCTCTACTGGCAAAGCGCAAGGCGGCTGAAAGCCCCGCTCGCGCCGCTGACCAAAGCGTTGCGGAAGGCGGCGAAGGTGGTGTTGCTGTAA
- a CDS encoding cupin domain-containing protein yields MELPDFIQAFPALDLPFPEDQVRSHAVRSEAGLVVFLHFLTDFDLPAHSHKGQWGTVIEGEAELTIAGETRVYRPGETYNIPSGAEHSARLKAGTKVIDVFEEADRYPLKR; encoded by the coding sequence ATGGAGCTACCCGATTTCATTCAGGCCTTCCCCGCCCTCGATCTGCCGTTTCCCGAAGATCAGGTGCGCAGCCACGCGGTCCGCTCGGAGGCGGGGCTGGTGGTGTTTCTGCACTTCCTCACCGATTTCGACCTTCCGGCCCATTCCCACAAGGGCCAGTGGGGCACCGTGATCGAAGGCGAGGCGGAGCTGACCATCGCAGGCGAGACCCGGGTCTATCGCCCCGGCGAGACCTACAACATCCCTTCGGGCGCGGAACATTCCGCGCGGCTCAAGGCCGGAACGAAAGTGATCGACGTCTTCGAAGAGGCCGATCGCTATCCGTTGAAGCGCTGA
- a CDS encoding transglutaminase-like domain-containing protein has protein sequence MRISVDVQMQYQFPQPNTVALVLEAAHAPGQEIVSASMNLGDATVDRIAGDCGVGERIWARVGTQMTLHYQALIDITRPAIDLSQMRAAQLHELPAEAAPYIRPSRYVQSDKFVSFVGKRFGDLQGGAKVAAIRDWIEKNLSYVPGASDSDTNVLETFAGRAGVCRDYAHLFCAMVRAAQIPARMASSYGPDVRPQDFHAVAEVWLDGAWHMVDATGMCGAENMALVAVGRDAYDVAFMESQAPATLINQSVSVIRV, from the coding sequence ATGCGCATTTCCGTCGACGTGCAGATGCAATACCAGTTCCCGCAGCCCAATACGGTCGCGCTGGTGCTCGAAGCGGCGCATGCTCCGGGGCAGGAGATCGTCAGCGCGTCGATGAATCTCGGTGATGCGACCGTCGACCGGATAGCGGGCGATTGCGGCGTGGGCGAGCGGATCTGGGCCCGGGTCGGCACACAGATGACGCTGCATTATCAGGCGCTGATCGACATCACGCGCCCGGCGATCGACCTCAGCCAGATGCGAGCCGCGCAGCTGCACGAACTGCCCGCCGAGGCCGCCCCCTATATCCGCCCCTCGCGCTACGTGCAGTCCGACAAGTTCGTCTCCTTCGTGGGCAAGCGCTTCGGCGATCTGCAGGGCGGCGCGAAAGTGGCCGCGATCCGCGACTGGATCGAGAAGAACCTCTCCTACGTGCCCGGCGCGTCGGACAGCGACACCAATGTGCTCGAGACTTTCGCGGGCCGGGCAGGGGTTTGCCGCGACTACGCGCATCTGTTCTGCGCGATGGTGCGTGCGGCGCAGATCCCGGCGCGGATGGCTTCATCCTACGGGCCGGACGTGAGGCCGCAGGATTTCCATGCCGTGGCCGAGGTCTGGCTCGATGGCGCGTGGCATATGGTCGATGCGACAGGCATGTGCGGGGCCGAGAACATGGCGCTGGTCGCGGTGGGGCGCGACGCCTATGACGTGGCCTTTATGGAATCGCAGGCGCCCGCTACGCTGATCAACCAGAGCGTCTCGGTAATCCGGGTCTGA
- a CDS encoding FKBP-type peptidyl-prolyl cis-trans isomerase: MTQAKAGDTLHLHYTGKLDDGSVFDSSQGREPLSFTLGSGQIIPGLDKGVTGMEEGEKRTVRVEPEEAYGEHHPERMQAVDRANIPDDIPTEPGTQLQVQTQDGQTVNVTVAEANEKELVLDANHPLAGKALTFDVELVKIDA, encoded by the coding sequence ATGACCCAGGCAAAGGCTGGCGACACCCTGCATCTGCATTACACCGGCAAGCTCGATGACGGCTCCGTCTTCGACAGCTCGCAAGGCCGCGAGCCGCTCTCCTTCACGCTCGGCTCGGGGCAGATCATTCCCGGCCTCGACAAGGGCGTGACCGGCATGGAAGAGGGCGAAAAGCGCACCGTGCGTGTCGAGCCCGAAGAAGCCTATGGCGAGCACCACCCCGAGCGCATGCAGGCCGTCGACCGCGCGAACATTCCCGACGACATCCCGACCGAGCCGGGCACTCAGCTTCAGGTTCAGACCCAGGACGGCCAGACCGTGAACGTGACCGTCGCCGAGGCGAACGAGAAGGAACTCGTCCTCGACGCGAACCACCCGCTCGCCGGCAAGGCGCTGACCTTCGACGTGGAACTCGTCAAGATCGACGCGTAA
- a CDS encoding YebC/PmpR family DNA-binding transcriptional regulator, with translation MAGHSKWANIQHRKGKQDAARSKMFSKLSKEITVAAKMGDPDPEKNPRLRLAVKAAKSQSMPKDVIDRAIKKSQAGDGDDYTEIRYEGYGPEGIAVIVEAMTDNLNRTASNVRSTFTKNGGNLGTTGSVSFMFDRMGEIIYPASVGDAETVLMAAIEAGAEDVESDEEGHWIYCAMEDLSDVSDALEKELGEAEEAKLIWKPQNRTEVDLETAQKLMKLIDTLEDDDDVQSVTANFDVPEDVAAQL, from the coding sequence ATGGCAGGCCACTCAAAATGGGCCAACATCCAGCACCGCAAGGGCAAGCAGGATGCGGCGCGCTCGAAGATGTTTTCCAAGCTCTCGAAAGAGATCACGGTTGCCGCGAAAATGGGCGACCCCGATCCCGAGAAGAACCCGCGCCTGCGCCTCGCCGTGAAAGCGGCCAAATCCCAGTCGATGCCGAAAGACGTGATCGACCGCGCGATCAAAAAATCGCAGGCGGGCGACGGCGATGACTATACCGAAATCCGCTACGAGGGCTACGGCCCCGAGGGCATCGCGGTGATCGTCGAGGCGATGACCGACAACCTCAACCGCACCGCGTCGAACGTGCGCTCCACCTTCACCAAGAACGGCGGCAATCTGGGCACCACCGGTTCGGTGTCCTTCATGTTCGACCGTATGGGCGAGATCATCTATCCCGCGTCCGTGGGCGATGCCGAGACCGTGCTGATGGCCGCGATCGAGGCGGGCGCCGAAGACGTCGAGAGCGACGAGGAAGGCCACTGGATCTACTGCGCGATGGAAGACCTCTCGGATGTCTCCGACGCGCTGGAGAAGGAGCTGGGCGAGGCCGAGGAGGCCAAGTTGATCTGGAAGCCCCAGAACCGCACCGAGGTCGATCTGGAGACCGCCCAGAAGCTGATGAAGCTGATCGACACGCTCGAAGACGATGACGACGTGCAATCCGTCACCGCCAATTTCGACGTGCCCGAAGATGTTGCAGCGCAGCTGTAA